In a genomic window of Algoriphagus halophilus:
- a CDS encoding DNA polymerase III subunit: protein MLFADIPGLPETKENLINAVKNNHLAHALLFHGPEGSASLTMALALSTYLFCQNPGEKDSCGECSYCKRMEKLIVPDLNFAFPSISKDKEGEEDEKNNELANWRTFALEQPYGNMHDFIYFNGFEKKQLNISKGAARKIIQSLSLMSFEGGYKVMLIWGVEYLHPSAANSLLKIIEEPPAKTVFMLVTSQPDQLLTTILSRTQKVMVRAFSDEEVKNHLVESGQCESKLAEQISMLADGDLRAAYRLVNEVEDEQVSKIREWFLLCYSKKLKDLFELADNFHKIDKEAQKSMILTGLNVLREIMLKNFSLEELLRTTGEDRGFIEKISGRVLKETHVMELYESFNEAHYHLERNGNAKMIFTDLSMKVLLSMAKTS, encoded by the coding sequence ATGCTATTTGCTGATATTCCGGGTTTACCCGAGACCAAAGAAAATCTGATCAATGCTGTCAAAAACAATCATTTGGCACATGCATTACTTTTTCATGGGCCCGAAGGCTCTGCAAGCTTGACCATGGCATTGGCGCTTTCTACTTATTTGTTTTGTCAGAATCCAGGTGAGAAAGATTCCTGTGGAGAATGCTCCTATTGCAAAAGGATGGAAAAATTAATTGTTCCGGACTTGAACTTTGCATTTCCTTCTATTTCAAAAGATAAAGAAGGAGAAGAGGATGAGAAAAATAATGAACTGGCCAATTGGAGGACTTTTGCATTGGAACAGCCATATGGCAACATGCATGACTTTATATACTTTAATGGTTTTGAGAAGAAACAATTAAATATCTCGAAAGGCGCAGCCAGAAAGATCATTCAGTCTTTGTCTTTGATGTCTTTTGAAGGAGGGTATAAAGTGATGTTGATTTGGGGAGTTGAGTATCTACACCCTTCGGCAGCCAATTCTCTTTTGAAAATTATTGAGGAACCGCCTGCAAAAACTGTGTTTATGCTGGTTACTTCTCAACCAGACCAATTGCTGACCACCATTCTGTCCAGGACTCAAAAGGTAATGGTAAGAGCCTTTTCTGATGAAGAGGTAAAAAATCATTTGGTGGAATCCGGGCAGTGTGAAAGTAAATTGGCGGAGCAAATATCCATGCTGGCTGATGGCGATTTAAGAGCTGCCTATCGCTTAGTCAATGAGGTGGAGGATGAACAGGTAAGCAAAATAAGAGAATGGTTTCTACTGTGCTACAGCAAGAAATTAAAGGACTTGTTTGAACTGGCTGACAACTTCCATAAAATTGACAAAGAGGCTCAGAAATCTATGATCCTTACTGGTTTGAATGTATTGAGAGAAATTATGCTCAAGAACTTCAGTTTGGAGGAACTGCTGAGAACGACAGGAGAAGATCGTGGTTTTATTGAAAAAATTTCCGGAAGAGTCCTTAAGGAAACCCATGTGATGGAGTTGTACGAATCTTTCAATGAGGCCCACTATCATTTGGAACGTAATGGGAATGCCAAAATGATATTTACTGACCTTTCTATGAAAGTTTTGCTTTCAATGGCAAAAACCAGTTAA
- a CDS encoding ATP-dependent zinc protease family protein, with translation MEKKVIGRKEKVSIPDFDLDLVWAKVDTGAYTSSIHAENIQVKEEDGKKVLTFRVLMPGHRSYTGKEIKVDRFREKSVKNSFGQAETRYLIQVTFQLAGEEYPAEFTLSDRSKMRNPILLGRKILKDKFLVDVSGYNLAKVYRQKPKEK, from the coding sequence ATGGAAAAGAAAGTTATTGGTAGAAAAGAGAAAGTTTCCATTCCGGATTTTGACCTTGATCTGGTTTGGGCAAAAGTAGATACAGGTGCCTACACCAGCAGTATCCATGCGGAAAACATTCAGGTAAAAGAAGAGGATGGGAAAAAGGTACTTACCTTTCGGGTATTGATGCCTGGACATAGATCATATACAGGTAAAGAAATAAAGGTGGATCGGTTTCGTGAGAAAAGTGTTAAAAATTCATTTGGACAAGCAGAGACCAGGTATTTAATCCAAGTGACATTTCAACTTGCAGGGGAAGAATATCCTGCGGAATTTACTCTTTCGGACCGGTCCAAAATGCGTAATCCTATTTTACTAGGTAGGAAGATATTGAAGGATAAGTTTCTTGTAGACGTATCAGGTTATAATCTAGCTAAAGTTTACCGCCAAAAACCAAAAGAGAAATAA